AGTCCAGCGCCCCCATGGTTTCCTCCAACGGAGTTTCGGGGTCAGGACGGTGGCTGTAGAAGATGTCCACGTAATCCAGGCCCATGCGCTGCAGGGACTGGTCAAGGCTGGAGATCAGGTACTTGCGGGATCCCCATTCACCATAGGGACCCGGCCACATGTAGTAGCCGGCCTTCGTGGAGATGACCAGCTCATCACGGTACGGCTTGAAGTCGTCCTTCAGGTGACGTCCGAAGTTCGTTTCTGCCGATCCATCCGGCGGGCCATAGTTGTTGGCGAGGTCGAAGTGGTTGACGCCCAGATCGAATGCACGGCGCAGGATGGCGCGCTGTTCTTCGAACCGCTTGTCGTCGCCGAAGTTGTGCCAAAGGCCCAGCGAGATAGCGGGGAGCTTGAGACCACTGCGTCCGACGCGGCGGTAGGGCATGGTTTCGTAGCGGTTTTCCGCAGCCGAATAAGTCATACGTACCATCCTGCCACTGCACAGATCACCGTGTTCGGGCTGTCCGCAATGTGGGCGCCGTCACCGTCGTTACTGCTCGCCTTGCTGGACACGCACCACGGCGGCGCTCCCACCGGGCAGGGTCAGCGAACCGTCGTCGAGGACTACTTCCGTGTCGGTGGCCAGCAGCAGGGACCCGCTCATGGGCGAATCCAGCGGCTCGTCCCCAAAGTTGCACACTACGCGGATGGGGCCACGGGTCAACTCCAACCAATGCTCGTCGTCGTCGAACTCCACCGTGGTCTCGCCAAAACCTCCGTTCACCAGCTCCGGCGTGTTCCGGCGCAGCTGTGCTAAATCCCGATACAGCTGCAGCAGGCGGGCGTGGTCTCCGCTGGTGGGCTCGTTCCAGTCCAGCTTCGAGCGCTTGAAAGTTTCGGGGTCCTGGGGGTCCGGCACAACGGCAGGGTCCCAGCCCATCCGTTCAAATTCCTTGATCCGGCCCTTCGCTGTGGCCTCCCCTAATTCCGGCTCGGGGTGGGAGGTGAAGAACTGCCACGGCGTGGAAGCCCCAAATTCCTCGCCCATGAAAAGCATGGGTGTGAAGGGTGATGTCATGGTCAGCACTGCGCCGATCGCCAACCGACCATATGACAGTGATGCAGTAAGCCGGTCACCGGTGGCACGGTTGCCTATCTGATCGTGGTTTTGCAGGCAAACGACCAATGCGGAAGGATGTGCGAGCTCGTGCCGGATCGGCCGGCCGTGGTGGCGTCCCCGGAAACTTGAGTAGCTGCCATCGTGGAGGAAGCCGTGCTCAAGGACCTTGGCGAGGACAGCGAGGGACTCGAAGTCCGCGTAGTACCCGGTGGTTTCACCGCTGAGGTTTACGTGCAGCGCGTGGTGAAAGTCGTCGCTCCATTGGCCTTCCAGGCCATAACCGTTGTCCTTACGGGGATAGATGAGCCGCGGATTGTTCAGATCCGATTCTGCGATCAGGGTTTTTGTCACCCCGGTTTCCGCTTCGATCTGGTCTCCCAGCGCACCAAAGTCCTCAAGGATGTGCACGGCCCGTTCATCGCGCAGGGCGTGCACGGCGTCGAGCCTGAGCCCATCCACGTGATAGTCGCGGAGCCACATCGCCGCGTTCTCCAGGATGTAACGGCGTACCTCGTCGGAGCCCGGGCCATCGAGGTTTACCGAGTCGCCCCACGTGTTCCCCTCCCCGGATTTCAGGTAGGGGCCAAATTTGGGCAGGTAATTGCCGCTGGGGCCAAGATGGTTGTAGACCACATCCTGGATAACGCCCAAGCCCGCGGCGTGGGCGGCATCGACGAATCGCTGGTAGGCCTCCGGGCCACCGTAGGGCTCGTGGATGGCGTACCACAGCACGCCGTCGTAGCCCCAGTTGTGAACTCCGTTGAAAGCATTGACTGGCAGCAGTTCGATGAAGTCGACGCCCAGGTTAACCAAGTAGTCCAGTTTCCGGGCGGCAGCGTCAAGTGTGCCTTCGGGAGTGAACGTGCCCAGGTGGAGCTCATAAATGACGGATCCTTTGAGGCTGCGCCCCTTCCACTCACCATCCGCCCATTGGTAGGCGGCAGGATCGAAGGTCGCAGACAATCCATGCACTCCCTCAGGCTGCCGCCTCGAGCGTGGATCGGGAAACGGCCCTTCCCCGTCCACGACGTAACCGTAAGCAACCGCGTTGCCTTCCTGACCCGCGACGTCGGCGGACGCGCGCCACCAACCTGTCGCGCCGCCGTCGTGAATTTGCTCCATGACGTGCTCGCTGCCTCCCGCGAGCATCTTCACTGATCCTGCGTTGGGCGCCCAGACGTCGTAGCGGTTTTTTCCGGCAGCATGCTCCAGCATCGTTTCCCCTGTGATTGTTTTAGCTTTGCGTTGCAGTGGCGGTGTTGGTGGGTGTTCGTGTTCCAGCGGATCAGTCAGCGGGCACCAGCAGTGCCACCGGGTAGTGCTCCAGCAGCCTGGCGACCGCGACCGAACCGGCGTCGTAGGTGGTTCCGGTCAGTTCATCGTGGCAGTTCACCGGCAAGTCGATGGCCGTGTCCCGCCAACCGCCTTCCCGGGCCAGGCGCTTGGGCAGGCGCGTGCCAACGGTAACGGCACCGGGCGTGTCCGCACCACGGCTGAATGCAACCACATGCTCAGCTGCCGCGCCGTTCGCGCGCAAAGGCCCGTAGCCGCCGAACAGTTCCGGCCGGTCTCGACGCAACCTGAGCGCCCTGGACACCACCAACAGTTTGGCAGCTTCCTCCGTGAACTCAGGCCGCGCACCAGTATCGAGTTCCGTCAGCGCCGCGATCCGCGCTTGGAAGTCCACTGGCCGCCGATTGTCGGGGTCGGTCAATGAACCGTCCCGGAACTCGGTGCCCTGGTAGACATCCGGAACGCCAGGCATGGTCAATTGAATGAGCTTGGCTGAGAGCGAGTTCGAGGTTCCATAAGGTTCCAGTTCCTCGACGAAATTCTCCAGCGCGGCAGCAACCTCGGGGACGTCAAAAACGGCGTCGACGGCGGCAGCCAAGTGACGCTCGAAGTCCAGGTTGGGGTCGGTCCAGTTGGTCGAATTTCCGGCTTCGCGGGCGGCCTTGAGCGCATACGATTGGAGGCGCCCACGATCGGCGGGCCAAGCGCCTGCAATGGACTGCCAAACAAGGGCGGCCAGCGGACCGTCCGGGATGGGCGCCAGCTCCTGGACAGTGCCAAGGAAGAGTTCCCATTCGGGGACAGATTCGGAAATGACCGAAATCCTGGCCCGGGCGTCCTCGCTGCGCTTGGTGTCGTGGGTGCTCAGCGTGGTCATGGAGAGGGGGATCTCTGCCTGACGACGTGCCATGCGCTCGTGGAACTCATCAGAGGAAAGCGCAAACTCAGTGGGATCGGCGCCCACTTCGGTGAGCGTCCCCAACCGTGTGTAGCGGAAGAATGCGGTGTCCTCCACACCCTTGGCCATAACCATGCCGGAGGTCTGTTGGAAGCGGCGGGCGAGTTCCCCAGTGGTATCAGTCAGGAGTGGACTTAGCCCGTTCAGCACAGACCGGAGCTCCGGCCGATGTTGTCCTGCCCGTTCCATGGCTTCTTCCAGGATCTCCTGGCCGTGCGGAAGGTAGGTCCTGTAGACGGGGAAGCAGCAAATAATCTCGGCCAGGGCATCGGCTACCTCAGCGCGCGGCAATGCGGATGACTCGGGAACAAGCCGGGACAACCGCAGGATTTCAGACCTCAGGATGCCATCGGCGATGCGCCGTTTGGTCCCGTGGATCATGTCCGCATAGTCAGTTGGCTGGGCCGCATCCCGCAGACGGGCATCGAGGGAGTCCAGATATTCCTCGGCTGCGGGGTCGACGAACAGACGGTCAACGTCTGCCAGCGCGTCATACCCTGTGGTGCCTTCGCAATCAAAGGTTTCCGGCAGTTTCTCTCCGGGCTCAAGGATCTTCTCCACCAGGAGGTACGCCCCGCCAGTCTCCTTGCGAAGCCTTGCCAGGTACCCTTCAGGATCCGCCAGCCCATCGGGGTGATCGATCCTGAGACCATCCACCAGCTCTTCGCGGAACCATCGCACGATTTCCTCATGCGCCTCGTCAAAGACCCACGGAACCTCGACGCGGACGCCTGCCAGCGTGTTCACCGCGAAGAAGCGGCGATAGTTCAGTTCAGCGTCCGCCCGGCGCCAGCCCACCAGTTCATAGTGCTGTCGCGAATGAACCTCCTGCGGGCTGTCTCCAGCGCTGAAGCTGCCCTCGGCCAACGGGAAACGGTGATCGTAGTAGTGCAGTTCGCCGTCCACCACAGTGAGTTGCCCAAGGTCGTCATCGCTGCCGAGCACGGGGATACGGATCTTTCCGCCGCCGAAGTCCCAGTCGACGTCGAACGCTTCCGCGTACTTGGACGAGCGACCCTCCTTCAGGAGCTGCCACCACCAGGCATTCTGTCCTGGCGAGGCGACACCCATGTGGTTGGGAACGATGTCCGCCAGGATGCCAAGTCCTTTCGAGCGCGCGGCCTTGGACAACGCAGCCAGACCCTCGGCTCCGCCACGGGCAGGATCCACGGACGAAGGATCCGTGACGTCATAACCGTGGTCTGAGCCTTCTTCCGCGGTGAGGATCGGCGATACGTAGACCCAATCGACCCCAAGGTTGTGCAGGTACCCGGTGAGTTCCGCGGCGTCCTGAAGCGTAAAGCTTTGGCGGATTTGCAGCCTGTACGTTGACACTGGGGTCCTCATGAGTCCGCCTTCTTCGAAGTACGGCGCCTCCGTGCGGGTTTTGATTCCGCAACGGGTGGATCTCCCCCGTCGGAAGCGCTGACCGCCTCTGACCCATTCGTAGACCGAGCGTTCGTCGGCGAATCTGTCCGTTTCGAATCCACCGCAGGAGCCGTGAGCGACGCCGTTTCGGGCGTGCTCGTCTGACTTAGGGCGGCAAGGGAGGCGGCCACAGAGTGGTCCGGCTCAGACTCTGGTGTGCTGTGGGCACGAAGCACCACCAGTGACTTCGCAGCGATCATCAGGATCTGATCCGCCTTAACGACGTCGGAATCAGCCCCTTCGCCGCCGGTGTCGATCATGACGTCCCAGGCAGGAGCGTACTCATCGGATGGTACTCGGAACCCAACCTCGTCCTCGTCCGCATTGAAGTACAGCAGGAAATTGACGTCAGTGATCCGGCGGCCTTGAGTGTCACGCCCGTGGATACCGTCGCCGTTCAAGAACACTCCAACGGAACGGCCCAGCGCCGTGTCCCAGTCCGACGGCGTCATGGTGCTGGCGTCGGCATCCAGCCATACGATGTCCGGAAGCCGCTCCCCCTCGCCTCGCAGCACGGGCCGTCCGTCAAAGAATCTGCTTCGGCGGAGGCTGGGGTGCTTGGCCCGCAGGGCGCTAACAGCAGCCGTGAACTCCACCAAGGGCTGGTCAACGCTATCCCAATTGATCCAGGTGAGCTCGGAGTCCTGACAGTAACCGTTGTTATTGCCCTGCTGCGTCCTTCCAAGTTCATCGCCATGCAGGAGCATGGGAACGCCCTGCGACAGGAAGAGCGAGGCGATGAAGTTCCGCTGCTGGCGGGCCCTGAGGCCTAGAACCTTGGGGTCATCCGTGGGGCCTTCGACGCCACAGTTCCACGAGCGATTATGCGATTCGCCGTCGTTATTGCCCTCACCGTTGGCCTCGTTGTGTTTCTCGTTGTACGACACGAGGTCGGCCAATGTGAAGCCATCGTGGGCAGTGACGAAGTTGATGGATGCCACAGGCCGGCGCCCGGAGTGTTCGTAGAGGTCGGCAGAGCCTGTCAGACGCGAGGCAAATTCACCGAGCGTGGAGGGCTCTCCGCGCCAGAAGTCGCGGACAGTGTCCCGGTACTGGC
This genomic stretch from Micrococcaceae bacterium Sec5.1 harbors:
- the treZ gene encoding malto-oligosyltrehalose trehalohydrolase; translated protein: MLEHAAGKNRYDVWAPNAGSVKMLAGGSEHVMEQIHDGGATGWWRASADVAGQEGNAVAYGYVVDGEGPFPDPRSRRQPEGVHGLSATFDPAAYQWADGEWKGRSLKGSVIYELHLGTFTPEGTLDAAARKLDYLVNLGVDFIELLPVNAFNGVHNWGYDGVLWYAIHEPYGGPEAYQRFVDAAHAAGLGVIQDVVYNHLGPSGNYLPKFGPYLKSGEGNTWGDSVNLDGPGSDEVRRYILENAAMWLRDYHVDGLRLDAVHALRDERAVHILEDFGALGDQIEAETGVTKTLIAESDLNNPRLIYPRKDNGYGLEGQWSDDFHHALHVNLSGETTGYYADFESLAVLAKVLEHGFLHDGSYSSFRGRHHGRPIRHELAHPSALVVCLQNHDQIGNRATGDRLTASLSYGRLAIGAVLTMTSPFTPMLFMGEEFGASTPWQFFTSHPEPELGEATAKGRIKEFERMGWDPAVVPDPQDPETFKRSKLDWNEPTSGDHARLLQLYRDLAQLRRNTPELVNGGFGETTVEFDDDEHWLELTRGPIRVVCNFGDEPLDSPMSGSLLLATDTEVVLDDGSLTLPGGSAAVVRVQQGEQ
- the treY gene encoding malto-oligosyltrehalose synthase, yielding MRTPVSTYRLQIRQSFTLQDAAELTGYLHNLGVDWVYVSPILTAEEGSDHGYDVTDPSSVDPARGGAEGLAALSKAARSKGLGILADIVPNHMGVASPGQNAWWWQLLKEGRSSKYAEAFDVDWDFGGGKIRIPVLGSDDDLGQLTVVDGELHYYDHRFPLAEGSFSAGDSPQEVHSRQHYELVGWRRADAELNYRRFFAVNTLAGVRVEVPWVFDEAHEEIVRWFREELVDGLRIDHPDGLADPEGYLARLRKETGGAYLLVEKILEPGEKLPETFDCEGTTGYDALADVDRLFVDPAAEEYLDSLDARLRDAAQPTDYADMIHGTKRRIADGILRSEILRLSRLVPESSALPRAEVADALAEIICCFPVYRTYLPHGQEILEEAMERAGQHRPELRSVLNGLSPLLTDTTGELARRFQQTSGMVMAKGVEDTAFFRYTRLGTLTEVGADPTEFALSSDEFHERMARRQAEIPLSMTTLSTHDTKRSEDARARISVISESVPEWELFLGTVQELAPIPDGPLAALVWQSIAGAWPADRGRLQSYALKAAREAGNSTNWTDPNLDFERHLAAAVDAVFDVPEVAAALENFVEELEPYGTSNSLSAKLIQLTMPGVPDVYQGTEFRDGSLTDPDNRRPVDFQARIAALTELDTGARPEFTEEAAKLLVVSRALRLRRDRPELFGGYGPLRANGAAAEHVVAFSRGADTPGAVTVGTRLPKRLAREGGWRDTAIDLPVNCHDELTGTTYDAGSVAVARLLEHYPVALLVPAD